The Persephonella hydrogeniphila sequence CTTTTACAACCTATTGAATGGGGTGCTAAAGCATAATGATTGCAGATTGGCTTTGGGGGATTTCTCCCACAAGCTTTAAGGCAGGCAATAAGAAAAAAACAGAAAGAGATGTTTATAAACTTTATCAGGTTTGGGAAAACAACATTGAAAATTTCAGACAGCATGCTTTTAAAGTAAGGAAACAGAGATTTCCTCAGTTTGCAAATTCAAATGCTCTATATCTTCTTGGAAAAGAAAGGGGATTTAACAGATTCAAAAATGAAACAGAGGAAGAATTCAGAAGCAGAGTAATAAATGCAATATCCTGGTATAAAAAAGCAGGAACAGTAAAAGGAATTAAAGAAATACTTGCTCTATATGGTTTTGAGAATGTAAAAATTACACCTATTTTACAAACAGATCCTACAAAATGGGCAGAGTTTTTGATAGAGGCAGATATACCAAATGGAATAACAGAAGAAAGGTTTTCTCTAATTTCTGAAATTCTTATAAAGATTAAGCCAACACATGAAAAACTTAATAGCTTAAACATCTACCTCACCTCAGACTTCAAACAAAACAGAGCAGCAGCTATGCTTTCTGGACACGATATTACCGTTTATCCATATCAGGTAAAAGAACTGCAACTCTCTGCAAAAGACTACACAGCAATAGGCTATCAAGCAGTTCATACAACAACTATTTATCCAGCTACGAATTAGGAGGTAAATATGGCA is a genomic window containing:
- a CDS encoding phage tail protein, with amino-acid sequence MIADWLWGISPTSFKAGNKKKTERDVYKLYQVWENNIENFRQHAFKVRKQRFPQFANSNALYLLGKERGFNRFKNETEEEFRSRVINAISWYKKAGTVKGIKEILALYGFENVKITPILQTDPTKWAEFLIEADIPNGITEERFSLISEILIKIKPTHEKLNSLNIYLTSDFKQNRAAAMLSGHDITVYPYQVKELQLSAKDYTAIGYQAVHTTTIYPATN